One Weissella coleopterorum DNA segment encodes these proteins:
- the xrtG gene encoding exosortase family protein XrtG, with translation MYWLIVLAMFLWVYLLSIMQKAKWMAMYSVIGVVGLFFIIIYFSNYSMTSFLMKSAAFGAGVFGSLTGFYHISLEYSMIQIHSGFNTINLFITYECSAVIELGAFIALTSFYPFFQDTKERIHWIAIGLPYIYISNVLRLIITATIVHYFGINSLVWAHVIIGRIIFYVLTIILYYIVFTRVQILNVRVGKFKFNSGES, from the coding sequence ATGTATTGGCTGATTGTATTAGCCATGTTCCTATGGGTCTATCTGTTGAGTATTATGCAGAAAGCAAAATGGATGGCAATGTATAGTGTCATTGGAGTCGTGGGTTTATTTTTTATCATAATTTATTTTTCTAATTATAGTATGACATCTTTTTTGATGAAATCAGCAGCTTTTGGAGCTGGAGTATTTGGATCTTTAACGGGGTTTTATCATATTTCTCTGGAATATAGCATGATTCAAATTCATAGTGGATTTAATACAATTAACTTATTTATAACTTATGAATGTTCAGCGGTCATTGAATTAGGGGCATTTATTGCCTTGACTAGTTTTTATCCTTTTTTTCAGGATACTAAAGAACGAATTCATTGGATAGCGATTGGCTTACCATATATTTACATTAGTAATGTTCTACGGTTAATTATTACGGCGACGATTGTTCATTATTTTGGAATTAATTCACTAGTATGGGCACATGTCATAATTGGACGGATTATCTTTTATGTTTTAACTATCATTTTGTATTACATCGTTTTTACAAGAGTTCAAATTTTAAACGTAAGAGTTGGTAAATTCAAGTTTAATTCAGGAGAGAGCTAA
- a CDS encoding Firmicu-CTERM sorting domain-containing protein, with amino-acid sequence MSKKINIILIGLIVSLVGSLNLITVHADDFNYDSIPMSQVSYSDSTIHSWGMVVQNNAIYLSYNNDPKGQGTTTFQGYGFNFKLGDQQAVLNIDGADSNNVPTKVGQTANIKFQTNNYSSNIQQTVTGTVLVRENGNADHPAQILHIMIPLSAMVKVQV; translated from the coding sequence ATGAGTAAGAAAATAAATATAATATTAATCGGTCTAATCGTATCGTTAGTAGGTTCTTTAAATCTAATAACGGTTCATGCAGATGATTTTAATTATGATAGTATCCCGATGAGTCAGGTTTCATACAGTGATTCCACAATTCATTCATGGGGAATGGTTGTTCAGAATAACGCAATTTATCTAAGTTATAATAATGATCCTAAGGGACAAGGAACGACAACTTTTCAAGGATATGGTTTTAATTTTAAACTAGGTGATCAACAAGCAGTTTTGAATATTGATGGAGCGGATTCAAATAATGTACCTACCAAAGTAGGACAGACCGCAAATATTAAATTCCAAACTAATAATTATTCAAGTAATATTCAGCAGACTGTTACCGGAACCGTCTTAGTTCGTGAAAATGGGAATGCGGATCATCCTGCGCAAATTTTACACATTATGATTCCATTATCAGCCATGGTAAAAGTCCAAGTTTAG